One window of Medicago truncatula cultivar Jemalong A17 chromosome 2, MtrunA17r5.0-ANR, whole genome shotgun sequence genomic DNA carries:
- the LOC25486003 gene encoding uncharacterized protein: MHSESVKSSQSPPAEGEKHKNLDREIREMVSAITHRVTGFHKPGSSHHLDNEDEQGTRIITLAGNNEGATLRSELDAKSGKYSSHDEAEALSTYVNSNFQAINNSIMLGGSYHANDPGVHMDISDFTEPPQNQQKAEKHGKKEKKDKKKGKEGSKSEHSD; encoded by the coding sequence ATGCATTCAGAGTCAGTGAAGTCAAGTCAATCTCCCCCTGCTGAAGGTGAGAAGCACAAGAACCTGGATAGAGAAATCAGGGAGATGGTATCTGCCATCACTCACCGTGTCACTGGTTTTCATAAACCCGGCTCCAGCCATCATTTGGACAATGAGGATGAACAGGGCACTAGGATCATCACCCTAGCAGGAAACAATGAAGGAGCTACTCTGCGGAGCGAATTGGATGCAAAATCAGGTAAATATTCTTCTCATGATGAGGCTGAAGCATTGAGCACTTATGTTAACAGCAACTTCCAGGCCATCAACAATTCCATCATGCTGGGTGGTAGTTACCATGCCAATGATCCTGGTGTGCACATGGATATTTCAGATTTCACCGAGCCTCCTCAAAATCAGCAAAAGGCTGAGAAGCATGGCAAGAAGGAAAAGAAGGACAAGAAGAAAGGGAAAGAAGGTTCCAAAAGTGAACATTCTGATTAA